From the genome of Gracilibacillus salitolerans, one region includes:
- a CDS encoding YjiH family protein, with amino-acid sequence MNSEQHKFTASQYMKFWLPSLIGVLLFLVPISVDGRVTIGLGVLADGLQALLADYIPLIMTIIICLAAIGSLVEKIIDLPFVKNSPFLNSLLNIPPLWIAMRFLGAIFAVLTLTEIGPEFIWSMATGGTVLYDLIPVLMVWFLFACLFMPLLLQFGLMDFIGTIVRKIMQPLFKLPGRSSIDALASWMGSGTVGVLLTTQQYESGYYTKREASVVATNFSIASIAFSLVIARFLSIDHMFVQFYITVIVAGVVAAVIVPRIPPLSFKKDTYYEAAGKQINEVVPEGVSSFKWGVQKAVEKADQVKSYRGVIKSGVFNVVDIWFALIPLVMALGTIALIIAEKTPIFNYLSYPFIPFLQLLQIPEAEAAAPAMIVGFADMFLPAVVGSGIESELTRFVIGVMSLAQLIYMSEIGILLLKSKIPISFLQLFIIFLQRTIITLPVAALLAHLLFF; translated from the coding sequence ATGAATTCAGAACAACATAAATTTACAGCAAGTCAATATATGAAATTTTGGTTACCATCACTTATTGGAGTGTTATTATTCCTCGTCCCGATTTCAGTAGATGGTAGGGTGACAATTGGATTAGGTGTGTTAGCAGATGGACTGCAAGCACTACTAGCAGATTATATTCCATTGATCATGACCATTATCATTTGTCTAGCAGCTATTGGTAGTTTAGTTGAAAAAATAATAGACTTACCTTTTGTCAAAAATAGTCCCTTCTTGAATAGTTTATTAAACATTCCACCATTATGGATCGCAATGCGTTTCTTAGGTGCAATCTTTGCGGTTCTAACGTTAACTGAAATCGGACCTGAATTTATTTGGTCGATGGCGACAGGGGGAACGGTATTATATGATCTAATTCCTGTTTTAATGGTGTGGTTCTTGTTCGCATGTCTTTTCATGCCACTGTTATTGCAATTTGGTTTAATGGACTTTATCGGTACCATCGTACGAAAAATCATGCAGCCTTTATTTAAGCTTCCAGGTCGTTCTTCAATTGATGCCCTAGCGTCATGGATGGGAAGTGGAACAGTAGGGGTGTTATTAACGACACAACAATATGAATCTGGTTATTATACGAAGCGAGAAGCGTCAGTAGTAGCAACCAACTTCTCTATTGCATCGATTGCATTCAGTTTGGTAATTGCTAGATTTTTAAGTATTGATCATATGTTTGTCCAATTTTATATAACCGTAATTGTTGCAGGTGTTGTTGCGGCGGTTATTGTACCGCGAATTCCACCTTTATCTTTTAAAAAAGATACCTACTATGAAGCAGCAGGTAAACAAATAAATGAAGTCGTGCCAGAAGGTGTATCTAGTTTTAAATGGGGTGTGCAAAAAGCGGTAGAAAAAGCGGATCAAGTGAAAAGCTATCGAGGGGTTATCAAAAGTGGCGTATTTAATGTGGTTGATATTTGGTTTGCTTTAATTCCATTAGTGATGGCGCTTGGCACGATCGCACTTATTATTGCAGAAAAGACACCTATTTTTAATTATTTATCTTATCCATTTATTCCATTTCTGCAATTATTGCAAATACCAGAAGCAGAGGCTGCCGCTCCAGCAATGATTGTTGGTTTTGCGGACATGTTCTTACCTGCTGTAGTCGGTAGTGGTATTGAGTCTGAATTAACCCGGTTTGTGATTGGGGTTATGTCCTTAGCACAATTAATTTACATGTCGGAAATTGGTATTCTGTTATTAAAATCAAAAATTCCGATTTCGTTTTTACAATTATTTATTATCTTCTTACAAAGAACGATTATTACGTTGCCAGTTGCAGCATTACTGGCACACCTTTTATTCTTTTAA
- a CDS encoding aminotransferase-like domain-containing protein, giving the protein MSIDNFYSENIKNALKNDPPGEWMPTIPDNCIRLSSGFPAPDLVPVDSIQEAVVQLLNDEQDLPLHYLGTPKMDKLKQQIQARLSERGMHISEKALLVTAGACQAIDLIARVFVDGNTVVAVEAPTYMEALEVFQNYTNQFISIPIDEQGLQTKELARVLAEREAQGLPLPKIVYTIPTFQNPTGTTMTDERRKHILELASQYDFLILEDDAYGELYFDKQPVTLKAMDHENRVLYVGSLSKVVAPGLRIGWVAATEEIITSLYWFKKDLDHPFAQAIMATYLGNNNFDNRFNTLRISYQERCSVLLAALEKNMPKSVTWYVPEGGYFVWIKVAGADTSILLQQALDQGVSFLPGKYFFLNEQDGKEWLRLSFSYSGLKEIKKGVEMLGEVIADWF; this is encoded by the coding sequence ATGAGTATCGATAATTTTTATTCGGAAAACATAAAGAATGCATTAAAAAACGACCCGCCAGGTGAATGGATGCCGACTATACCGGACAATTGTATTCGTCTTAGCTCCGGGTTTCCGGCACCTGATCTTGTACCAGTTGATTCGATACAAGAAGCGGTTGTTCAATTGCTGAACGATGAACAGGATTTACCTCTGCATTACCTAGGTACTCCGAAAATGGATAAACTAAAGCAGCAAATTCAAGCTAGATTGTCTGAAAGAGGTATGCACATTTCGGAAAAAGCACTTTTGGTTACAGCTGGTGCATGTCAGGCGATTGATTTAATTGCCCGTGTTTTTGTAGATGGAAATACAGTTGTTGCGGTAGAAGCACCAACGTATATGGAAGCACTGGAAGTATTCCAGAATTACACGAATCAATTTATTAGTATCCCAATCGATGAACAGGGACTGCAGACAAAGGAATTAGCAAGAGTATTAGCAGAAAGAGAAGCACAAGGTCTCCCGCTACCGAAAATAGTATATACGATCCCAACCTTTCAAAATCCAACTGGAACAACGATGACAGATGAACGTCGGAAGCATATCTTGGAGCTAGCTTCTCAGTACGACTTTCTTATTTTAGAGGATGATGCTTATGGCGAGTTATATTTCGATAAGCAACCAGTAACGTTAAAAGCAATGGATCATGAAAATCGTGTCCTGTATGTCGGTTCTTTATCTAAGGTGGTGGCCCCTGGTTTACGAATAGGCTGGGTAGCTGCGACAGAAGAAATAATTACTTCACTATATTGGTTTAAAAAAGATTTAGATCATCCTTTTGCACAAGCAATTATGGCTACATATCTGGGGAATAATAATTTTGATAATAGATTTAACACGTTGCGAATATCTTATCAAGAGAGGTGTTCTGTGTTACTTGCTGCTTTAGAAAAAAATATGCCAAAATCCGTCACCTGGTATGTGCCAGAGGGAGGCTACTTTGTTTGGATAAAAGTTGCTGGGGCTGATACCTCGATATTATTACAACAAGCTCTCGATCAAGGTGTGTCCTTTTTGCCGGGTAAATATTTTTTCTTAAATGAACAAGATGGCAAAGAGTGGCTCCGTCTTTCCTTTAGTTATTCTGGCCTGAAGGAAATAAAGAAAGGCGTTGAGATGTTGGGTGAAGTTATTGCAGATTGGTTTTAA
- a CDS encoding NAD-dependent malic enzyme, translating into MRSNMHIIIRLEIEKAKANIGQIATLIHENDADLVAIDVKKETPQETIRDITIKVNDEPGQLKVIKALNDSDGVYVKHISDRTFLVHLGGKIDIKPKLDLKNREQLSHVYTPEVARVCNAIHANPLLAYNLTIKSNSVAVVSDGTAVLGLGQISPEAAMPVMEGKAMLFKRFADINAYPICLDTTDTDEIIRTIKAISPGFGGINLEDIGSPQCFEIEETLKQELDIPIFHDDQHGTAIVVLAGILNALKLTKKNLKECKIVVCGVGAAGIAITKMLLAAGAENVIGVDKEGSITRDHSYDNKMWEWYANHTNPEKVDATLSEAMTNADIFIGVSRGDILQEEDLKNMAKDPIVFALANPIPEISPDIARDHVRVMATGRSDYPNQVNNLLCFPGIFRGALDARASSINEQMKVAAAEAIAATIGSDELSEDYIIPGVFNEKVVERVRAAVVQAANESGVSRKT; encoded by the coding sequence ATGCGTTCTAATATGCATATTATTATCCGATTGGAAATCGAAAAGGCAAAAGCAAATATCGGTCAAATCGCAACACTTATTCATGAAAATGATGCAGACCTGGTAGCAATTGATGTGAAAAAAGAAACACCTCAGGAAACGATCAGAGATATTACCATAAAAGTAAATGATGAACCAGGACAATTGAAGGTTATTAAGGCTTTGAATGATAGTGATGGAGTATATGTGAAGCATATCTCCGATCGAACGTTCCTTGTCCATTTAGGTGGGAAGATCGATATTAAGCCTAAGTTAGATTTGAAAAATAGAGAACAACTCTCCCATGTTTATACACCTGAGGTAGCAAGAGTTTGTAATGCGATCCACGCCAATCCTTTATTAGCCTATAACTTAACGATTAAAAGTAATTCTGTTGCGGTTGTTTCAGACGGTACCGCTGTATTGGGATTAGGTCAAATTAGTCCAGAAGCAGCTATGCCTGTGATGGAAGGAAAGGCGATGTTATTTAAACGATTTGCTGATATTAATGCCTATCCCATTTGTCTTGATACGACAGATACGGATGAGATTATTCGAACCATTAAAGCGATTAGCCCGGGGTTTGGTGGAATTAACTTAGAAGACATCGGATCTCCACAATGCTTTGAAATTGAAGAGACACTGAAACAAGAACTAGATATCCCTATTTTTCATGACGATCAGCACGGAACAGCTATTGTTGTGTTAGCTGGTATTTTGAATGCTTTAAAGCTTACAAAGAAAAACTTGAAAGAATGTAAAATTGTTGTCTGTGGTGTTGGTGCAGCAGGCATTGCCATAACAAAAATGCTTTTAGCAGCAGGTGCAGAAAATGTTATCGGGGTAGATAAGGAAGGCAGTATTACTCGTGATCATTCGTATGACAATAAAATGTGGGAGTGGTATGCAAACCATACTAATCCTGAGAAGGTGGATGCTACCCTTTCCGAAGCGATGACAAATGCGGACATTTTTATTGGTGTTTCCAGAGGGGATATATTACAGGAAGAGGATCTGAAGAACATGGCGAAAGATCCGATCGTTTTTGCTTTAGCAAATCCAATCCCGGAGATTTCACCAGACATTGCTCGTGATCATGTCAGAGTAATGGCAACAGGAAGGTCTGATTATCCGAATCAAGTCAACAATCTCCTTTGTTTCCCGGGTATATTTAGAGGAGCATTGGATGCGAGAGCCTCCTCTATAAATGAGCAAATGAAAGTAGCTGCTGCAGAAGCTATCGCAGCTACCATTGGATCAGATGAGTTAAGTGAGGATTACATTATCCCAGGCGTATTTAATGAAAAGGTAGTCGAACGTGTAAGAGCAGCAGTCGTTCAAGCAGCTAACGAAAGTGGCGTTTCGAGAAAAACATAA
- a CDS encoding FAD-dependent monooxygenase translates to MKKVKTDVVIVGAGPTGLMAANQLNRYKIDYVCLEKQTHRSSFSKAMGIHARSMEMFDLSGFVEEFVARGYPGEGAKMYIGGEKESILGLYQIESRFPYMLVIPQTETEEILETNLEMNEGIVNRGEEVTALTVHDKGVNVTVNNDGEILEYDAEYVLACDGAHSKVRELMETGFVGEAEGKTFFLGDIQTSNLDPSMITGYINTRGATVFFPYADGKFRVVGLDLSIQGRPHKDELTLHELQQRVNYVTSTSIEIDSANWLTYFGTAHKQVENYQKDRVFFVGDAAHIHNPLGGQGMNLGLQDATNICWKLMTVLKGCADQAILRTYDQERRPIAKNIIQQTSRLLQFISLEGTRGKLRNNISRWLLSNSHLQHNIAETLSHIKYDYHATSSSQKLVDNKLPKKFIQPGARTPDVKFLLEETPDKRLYHLLRLYPFVCFVYMERQTEDIIAYVNSLVEELCTVYGDLITTFLVVKGGVPLIEGGKFKIIHDVFREVENKLTMNHGHTMLIRPDAHVAFHTSESDPLETIKRMNIFFKVKHQRGR, encoded by the coding sequence ATGAAAAAAGTGAAAACAGATGTTGTCATTGTGGGTGCCGGACCAACTGGTTTAATGGCAGCTAATCAGTTAAATAGATATAAAATTGATTATGTCTGTCTGGAAAAACAAACACATCGCTCTTCCTTTTCTAAAGCTATGGGGATTCATGCTAGGTCAATGGAAATGTTTGATTTATCAGGTTTCGTGGAGGAATTTGTTGCACGAGGATACCCTGGAGAGGGTGCAAAAATGTATATTGGGGGAGAAAAAGAATCGATTTTAGGGTTATATCAAATAGAAAGCAGGTTTCCATATATGCTTGTTATTCCTCAAACAGAAACAGAAGAAATCTTAGAAACAAATCTTGAAATGAATGAAGGTATTGTAAATAGGGGGGAAGAGGTTACGGCATTAACTGTACATGATAAGGGAGTTAATGTAACGGTGAATAATGATGGGGAAATTCTCGAATATGATGCGGAATATGTATTAGCTTGTGATGGAGCACACAGCAAAGTGAGAGAGTTAATGGAAACGGGCTTTGTAGGGGAAGCAGAAGGAAAGACTTTTTTCCTTGGAGATATTCAAACATCGAATTTAGATCCTTCCATGATTACAGGTTATATTAATACAAGAGGTGCAACGGTCTTTTTCCCATATGCAGATGGAAAATTTAGAGTAGTTGGACTAGATCTATCTATACAAGGAAGGCCTCATAAAGATGAACTTACCTTACATGAACTGCAACAACGGGTTAATTATGTGACTTCAACTTCTATTGAAATAGATAGTGCCAACTGGCTCACTTATTTTGGAACCGCTCATAAACAAGTTGAAAATTATCAAAAGGATCGCGTGTTTTTTGTGGGAGATGCTGCTCATATTCATAACCCACTCGGTGGTCAAGGAATGAACCTAGGATTACAAGATGCTACAAATATATGCTGGAAGCTGATGACTGTTTTAAAAGGGTGCGCAGATCAGGCAATTCTTCGAACTTATGATCAAGAAAGACGCCCCATTGCTAAAAATATCATACAACAAACTAGTCGTTTGCTACAGTTTATATCATTAGAAGGAACTAGAGGAAAGCTTCGAAATAATATTAGTAGATGGTTGCTTTCTAATTCACATTTACAACATAACATTGCAGAAACTTTATCACATATTAAATATGATTATCACGCTACATCATCTAGTCAAAAGTTAGTAGATAACAAATTGCCCAAAAAATTCATACAACCAGGAGCACGGACTCCGGATGTGAAATTCTTACTAGAAGAAACCCCCGACAAGAGATTGTATCATTTGTTACGGCTGTATCCCTTCGTTTGCTTTGTATATATGGAAAGGCAAACTGAAGATATAATTGCTTATGTGAATTCATTAGTTGAAGAACTATGTACAGTGTATGGAGATTTGATTACTACATTCTTGGTAGTTAAGGGTGGAGTGCCTCTTATAGAAGGAGGCAAGTTTAAAATCATACATGATGTGTTCCGGGAAGTTGAAAATAAATTAACGATGAATCATGGTCATACAATGTTAATTAGACCTGACGCACATGTTGCTTTTCATACATCGGAATCTGATCCATTAGAAACAATAAAACGAATGAATATCTTTTTCAAAGTAAAGCATCAACGGGGGAGATAA
- a CDS encoding TetR/AcrR family transcriptional regulator — MKKVDPRVKKTRNFLKNALLELIDEKGFDAITIGNLAEKAEVNRVTFYQHYHDKYDLLEQTIEVMLQHFIETVEPKKRGDLITHKQETSVVYLNLFQFVYDNRKFFKIMLGENGASLFQDRMTKSIEHFVSDTLDMLVPDKSSMDIPQDIIVHYVSSASIGLIKYWVQSGMKYSPDYMAKQLTVLERHGPINTTIGK; from the coding sequence ATGAAAAAAGTGGATCCAAGAGTGAAAAAGACCAGAAATTTTCTAAAAAATGCTTTACTAGAATTGATTGATGAGAAAGGTTTTGATGCAATTACCATTGGAAATCTTGCAGAAAAAGCAGAAGTAAATCGAGTCACGTTCTATCAACATTATCATGATAAATATGATTTACTAGAACAGACAATAGAAGTTATGTTACAACATTTCATAGAAACCGTTGAACCTAAAAAACGGGGAGATTTAATTACACACAAACAGGAAACAAGTGTTGTTTATCTAAATCTTTTCCAATTTGTTTATGATAACCGAAAGTTTTTCAAAATCATGCTTGGGGAAAATGGGGCTTCTTTATTCCAGGATCGAATGACCAAATCAATTGAACATTTCGTTTCGGATACATTAGACATGCTCGTTCCAGACAAAAGCAGCATGGATATTCCACAAGATATTATTGTCCATTATGTATCCTCTGCAAGTATCGGTTTAATAAAGTATTGGGTACAAAGCGGAATGAAGTATTCTCCAGATTATATGGCGAAGCAACTAACAGTTTTAGAAAGACATGGTCCGATTAATACCACAATAGGAAAGTAA
- a CDS encoding ABC transporter ATP-binding protein, with product MRSNLQWLTTYIRPNKGLLVMATILMVAESYASLATIGLQQRLIDDVLIANNYNQLYDVLVLMILAFIAYSFLFTFGPHTIHKTKAALTEHIVHDFMRYMYKIPTASLQKERTGSYVHYVVNDIDKVGGMVANDIPRGLQQLASALVLFGIVGFNSPIILLFSLFSCGVYVWLGRYFSQKLKIGAKQVQETRSDLIVHIEEGISSTREVIAYHRMQWETRIYEKFFKKYFDAVMKEGKLVNLQLISSEPIRWGITVFILGYGGYLVLQGQMSIGVFVILYQFSNQLVSTFQNLFNMAMEFSSKMASLDRVRSVMDGPKWENGTKKISEKIETLQLNNIHFRYDKESNDILRNLSMDIPIGNKVAIVGASGGGKSTIAQLLIRFYDPSKGEIRVNGHFLSDINRKDWSSRVAIVFQEPYLYPDTVQNNILMGKGNVSEDELFRVCQIAAIHDYILSLPDGYQTVIGERGITLSGGQRQRIAIARALIRDPEILILDEATSALDLITEKEIQDNIDQYRRGQSTIIIAHRLSTIKNADCIFVLDHGQLVEQGPHTELLEKGKVYKGLVQSEEQENIEVSV from the coding sequence ATGAGAAGTAATCTACAATGGTTAACAACATATATCCGTCCCAACAAGGGATTACTTGTTATGGCAACGATCTTGATGGTTGCCGAATCGTATGCAAGTTTAGCAACAATTGGCTTACAACAACGTTTAATTGATGATGTGCTGATAGCGAATAATTATAATCAGTTATACGATGTTTTAGTTCTGATGATATTAGCTTTTATCGCTTATTCCTTTTTATTTACATTTGGACCTCATACGATACATAAAACGAAAGCAGCTCTCACGGAGCATATTGTGCATGATTTTATGCGCTATATGTATAAAATCCCTACTGCATCTCTCCAAAAGGAACGCACAGGTTCCTACGTACATTATGTCGTTAATGACATTGATAAAGTGGGAGGGATGGTTGCTAATGATATCCCTAGAGGCTTACAACAATTAGCGTCTGCTCTTGTATTATTTGGCATTGTCGGCTTTAACAGCCCTATTATTCTATTATTCAGTCTCTTCTCCTGTGGTGTCTATGTCTGGTTAGGGCGTTATTTTTCCCAAAAGTTAAAAATTGGTGCTAAACAGGTACAGGAAACCCGATCAGATTTAATTGTTCATATTGAGGAAGGCATTTCATCAACCAGAGAAGTCATTGCTTATCATCGAATGCAGTGGGAGACACGTATATATGAGAAATTTTTCAAGAAATATTTTGATGCGGTGATGAAGGAAGGAAAACTGGTTAATCTTCAGTTAATAAGCAGTGAACCGATTAGATGGGGTATTACGGTATTTATCTTGGGATATGGAGGATATTTGGTCTTACAAGGACAAATGTCGATTGGTGTCTTTGTCATTTTATATCAATTTAGTAACCAGCTTGTTTCAACATTCCAAAATCTATTTAATATGGCAATGGAGTTTTCTAGTAAAATGGCGAGTCTTGATCGTGTACGCAGTGTGATGGACGGGCCTAAATGGGAAAATGGAACAAAGAAAATCAGCGAAAAGATAGAAACACTTCAATTAAATAACATACATTTTAGATATGACAAGGAGTCTAATGATATTCTCCGCAATTTGAGTATGGATATACCAATCGGCAATAAAGTAGCGATAGTAGGTGCCAGTGGCGGTGGCAAGTCTACTATTGCACAACTTCTTATTCGTTTTTATGATCCATCAAAGGGAGAAATCAGGGTGAATGGTCATTTTCTTTCTGATATTAATCGTAAAGACTGGTCCAGCCGGGTAGCTATTGTTTTCCAAGAACCTTATCTATACCCCGATACAGTACAAAACAATATCTTGATGGGGAAGGGAAATGTCAGCGAGGACGAATTATTCCGAGTCTGTCAAATTGCTGCTATTCATGACTATATCCTCTCTCTGCCTGATGGATATCAGACTGTGATCGGAGAAAGAGGGATTACTTTATCTGGTGGACAAAGGCAACGAATTGCCATAGCTAGAGCGTTAATCAGAGATCCAGAAATTTTGATTCTGGATGAGGCAACGTCTGCGCTCGACTTGATAACCGAAAAAGAAATTCAAGACAATATCGACCAATACCGGAGAGGCCAATCAACGATTATCATTGCACATAGGTTATCCACGATAAAGAATGCCGATTGTATTTTTGTATTAGATCATGGACAGTTGGTAGAGCAAGGGCCCCACACAGAACTGCTGGAAAAAGGAAAAGTATACAAAGGGTTAGTGCAATCAGAAGAACAGGAAAACATAGAGGTTTCGGTATAA
- a CDS encoding acyl-CoA thioesterase: MKEAYIKETHAVKVGHVFPPDTNNHGTLFGGKLMSYIDDIASISAMRHSRSPVVTASTDSVDFLAPVRTGESVCLESFVTWTGTSSMEVFIKVLAENLLTGERKIAATAFLTFVAVNEEGKPIPVPKIIPETEEEKYLHETAKERVEARKKRRNASKELATVIHKGKPWG, encoded by the coding sequence ATGAAAGAAGCTTATATTAAAGAAACCCACGCAGTGAAAGTCGGTCATGTATTCCCGCCTGATACGAATAATCACGGAACACTTTTTGGCGGGAAATTAATGAGTTACATTGATGATATTGCATCGATTTCTGCAATGAGGCATTCGAGAAGCCCTGTTGTCACTGCTTCAACAGACTCTGTCGACTTTTTGGCTCCGGTTCGCACAGGTGAGTCTGTTTGTTTAGAGTCTTTTGTTACGTGGACAGGTACGAGTTCAATGGAAGTGTTTATCAAAGTTTTGGCAGAAAACCTCCTTACAGGAGAGCGCAAAATTGCTGCGACTGCTTTTTTAACTTTTGTAGCCGTAAATGAAGAAGGTAAACCAATTCCCGTTCCCAAAATTATTCCTGAGACAGAGGAAGAGAAATATTTGCATGAGACAGCAAAAGAACGAGTGGAAGCAAGGAAAAAACGAAGGAACGCTAGCAAAGAGTTAGCAACGGTTATTCATAAGGGTAAACCATGGGGATGA
- a CDS encoding DUF2087 domain-containing protein, with protein MELSDMFWNASIEELKKGYIEEKNHFTCLLCGKEIEKGLVYSFQDHLYEAERYMRIHIESTHQSVFDYLIEMDRKLTGITDHQKNLLRLFYQGKSDKEIQEELNIGSTSTIRHHRFALKEKERQARNFLAMMELLKEKDKHAPAFIPIHQSATMVDDRYNITDVERAKIVDKFFPNGVENGLAKFPPKEKQRLVILREIAQQLDDNHKYTEKEMNQKLEHYYKDYVLVRRYLIDYGLLNRKQDGSQYWVKQN; from the coding sequence ATGGAATTATCTGATATGTTTTGGAATGCTTCCATAGAAGAATTAAAAAAAGGTTATATCGAAGAGAAAAACCATTTTACTTGCTTGCTGTGCGGGAAAGAAATCGAAAAGGGATTAGTATATTCTTTTCAAGATCATTTATATGAAGCGGAACGATATATGCGTATTCACATCGAAAGCACACATCAATCTGTTTTTGATTACTTAATTGAAATGGACCGTAAGCTTACGGGTATCACTGATCATCAAAAAAACTTATTGCGGCTTTTTTATCAAGGAAAGAGTGACAAAGAGATTCAGGAGGAACTTAATATCGGCAGTACCTCTACGATCCGTCATCATCGCTTTGCATTAAAAGAAAAAGAAAGACAAGCTAGAAATTTCTTAGCCATGATGGAATTATTAAAAGAGAAAGATAAACATGCGCCAGCCTTTATACCTATTCACCAATCCGCAACGATGGTAGATGACCGCTATAACATTACAGATGTTGAGCGGGCAAAGATCGTCGACAAGTTCTTCCCCAATGGTGTGGAAAATGGGTTAGCTAAATTTCCACCAAAGGAAAAACAAAGACTTGTGATCCTTAGGGAAATCGCCCAGCAATTAGACGATAATCATAAATATACGGAAAAAGAAATGAATCAGAAGCTTGAGCATTATTATAAGGATTATGTGTTGGTTCGACGATATTTAATCGATTATGGTCTACTGAACAGAAAACAGGATGGCAGTCAGTATTGGGTAAAGCAGAATTAA